A genomic region of Planctomycetota bacterium contains the following coding sequences:
- a CDS encoding sigma 54-interacting transcriptional regulator, with product MPKRQSLSGYLEQIKFALDKQDWTKAKRLGEMAVRKLPLFSCSPDEKFLLYYRLGYAYSSLSEFSVSLDFFYKAHSISSKHRIKPVLIAANSSQIALNLVRLKLVNKALEWFQKTLQYYQAYGYETPPMNKLSYISALTSMAYCYSYENNLRQVEEIIEEKLSPHLPQMPGLNLMDYYHLKGEYLMAVKKYADAREAFNESIKTSGQIDFPRGILQAKIHLAQIELIEGQVQSACWILEDNLKIARRLKLSDLVCELGLFLSKCYHLLNLPEKASGIENRIKKILNKLDTSWLYEKTREFERFFRQLHASDIPQVLTRAINQRYEKSSYTKTIIGNSTAMRENWQLIEKIAPTDLPILIQGETGTGKELIAHAIHQNSLRLNKTYFPFNCGAIPETLIESHLFGHTRGAFTDAKEDKKGCIELASGGTLFVDEISSMSPSMQQKLLRVMEEKLLWKVGASKPIQIDTRFIFASNQDIEQMVKNKLFREDLFYRINTIVINLPPLRDRKDDIPLLIQHFLQKYSSFSPDDSRDSASLRIPQSTLGILQSHPWPGNVRELENEIKRICALYPNAKIITETMLSAHIQFHHPAPALLDKPAKNATARELLEEYEKDIIKKSFMKNNGNIRQTAHQLGYERRQFYRRLKHLNIRT from the coding sequence ATGCCAAAACGCCAATCGCTATCCGGTTATCTGGAACAAATCAAATTCGCCCTGGACAAACAGGATTGGACCAAAGCAAAACGTTTGGGGGAGATGGCTGTCCGGAAACTTCCTCTCTTCTCCTGTTCACCGGACGAAAAGTTTTTGTTATATTACCGATTAGGCTATGCTTACTCCTCTTTATCCGAGTTTTCCGTGTCCTTGGATTTTTTTTACAAAGCCCATTCCATTTCTTCCAAGCATCGCATTAAACCGGTTCTTATTGCGGCTAATTCTTCTCAGATCGCGCTTAACCTCGTTAGGTTAAAGCTTGTCAATAAGGCATTGGAATGGTTTCAGAAAACGTTACAATACTACCAAGCATACGGGTATGAAACGCCGCCAATGAACAAATTAAGTTATATCAGCGCCCTTACCAGTATGGCATATTGTTATTCCTACGAAAATAACCTAAGGCAGGTAGAGGAGATTATTGAAGAAAAACTTTCCCCGCATCTCCCGCAGATGCCCGGCTTAAATTTGATGGATTATTATCATCTTAAAGGTGAATACCTGATGGCGGTAAAAAAGTATGCCGATGCGCGGGAGGCTTTCAATGAATCTATAAAAACAAGCGGACAAATTGATTTTCCCCGCGGGATTCTTCAGGCAAAAATCCACCTCGCCCAGATTGAACTCATAGAAGGACAGGTGCAATCTGCCTGCTGGATTTTGGAGGACAACCTAAAGATTGCCCGCCGTCTTAAACTCAGTGATCTCGTTTGCGAATTGGGGCTTTTCTTAAGTAAATGTTATCATCTTCTTAATCTTCCGGAAAAGGCATCCGGCATAGAGAACCGCATTAAAAAAATCTTGAATAAACTGGATACTTCATGGCTTTATGAAAAGACCCGCGAGTTTGAGCGATTCTTCCGCCAATTACACGCTTCTGATATTCCACAAGTCCTAACCAGGGCCATAAATCAACGGTATGAGAAATCCTCTTATACAAAGACTATTATCGGCAACTCGACGGCAATGAGAGAAAACTGGCAATTAATAGAAAAAATCGCCCCGACGGATTTGCCGATTCTAATCCAAGGGGAAACCGGCACCGGCAAGGAACTCATTGCTCATGCTATCCACCAAAACAGCCTGCGTCTAAACAAAACCTATTTCCCATTTAACTGCGGAGCGATTCCGGAGACACTTATTGAAAGCCATCTTTTCGGGCATACCAGAGGCGCTTTTACTGATGCCAAAGAAGATAAGAAAGGTTGTATCGAATTGGCATCAGGCGGCACGCTTTTCGTCGATGAAATTTCCAGTATGTCCCCGTCCATGCAGCAGAAACTCCTGCGGGTAATGGAAGAAAAACTCCTCTGGAAAGTCGGTGCCTCAAAACCCATTCAGATAGATACCCGCTTTATCTTTGCCTCTAATCAGGATATTGAGCAGATGGTCAAAAACAAATTATTCCGTGAAGACCTCTTTTATCGTATCAATACCATTGTTATAAATCTTCCTCCTCTTCGTGACCGCAAGGACGATATTCCGCTACTTATCCAGCATTTCCTGCAAAAATATTCTTCATTCAGCCCCGACGATAGTCGGGACTCCGCTTCGCTCCGCATTCCGCAATCTACACTCGGCATTCTTCAGTCGCATCCCTGGCCCGGCAATGTCCGGGAACTGGAAAACGAGATAAAAAGAATCTGCGCCTTATATCCGAATGCAAAAATTATTACTGAAACCATGCTTTCGGCGCATATTCAATTTCATCATCCTGCTCCCGCCTTGTTGGATAAACCGGCAAAAAATGCCACGGCCAGGGAGTTGTTAGAAGAATATGAAAAAGATATCATCAAAAAATCGTTTATGAAAAATAACGGTAATATCCGCCAGACCGCGCATCAACTGGGTTATGAACGGCGCCAATTTTATCGAAGGTTGAAGCATCTGAACATCCGCACCTGA
- the frr gene encoding ribosome recycling factor, with protein sequence MPYQVIMQQSEQRMQKTIQVMAEEIKGIRTGRASPALVDNIRVEYYGTQTPLKQLATISVPEPRLLVIKPFDMSCIGDIEKAILKSELGITPQSDGKLVRLAVPHLSEERRKQLSKMVKETAERNKVSVRNIRRDALKMAEDEEKAKTISEDEKFKVKDEMQKLTEKYEKEVDTLLEKKTKEIMEV encoded by the coding sequence ATGCCGTATCAAGTTATCATGCAGCAGAGCGAACAGAGGATGCAGAAGACTATCCAGGTAATGGCCGAAGAAATCAAGGGTATCCGGACCGGACGCGCTTCACCGGCATTGGTTGATAATATCCGCGTGGAATATTACGGCACCCAAACACCCCTAAAACAGCTTGCCACCATCAGCGTGCCGGAACCGCGTCTCCTGGTCATTAAGCCATTTGACATGTCCTGTATCGGCGATATAGAAAAAGCCATCCTAAAATCGGAACTCGGCATCACGCCCCAGAGCGATGGCAAACTCGTCCGCCTAGCCGTTCCGCACCTGAGCGAAGAGCGCCGCAAGCAATTGAGCAAAATGGTCAAGGAAACCGCCGAACGCAATAAGGTCTCCGTCCGCAATATCCGGCGCGACGCGCTTAAGATGGCGGAAGACGAGGAAAAAGCCAAGACCATCTCCGAGGATGAAAAATTCAAGGTCAAAGACGAAATGCAGAAACTGACCGAGAAATACGAAAAAGAGGTGGATACACTGCTGGAAAAGAAGACTAAGGAGATAATGGAAGTCTAA
- a CDS encoding aminotransferase class IV family protein, whose product MFVWVNGQYLEENQPSILVTDRGFLYGFGLFESIRLYPDQSRDGFGKPFRLEDHIHRMNNSARKLGIPIDISLRSFRDIIERLVKLNNLSSGRLRVVLTAGTKSKKYLPTYVVQTLPVEDYTDSWERGTKIGIAPYRRSTESPLYQHKTLNYLENILFREEAQRKKMTELIFTNTRDELTEGTISNIFIVKDEEVFTPPLSANILPGVTRQIICTLCKELDIKIHRKALYEDAIINANEVFITNSIIEVMPVFKCDNYIIGDGEPGAVTKQLQEAYKQLVNHSLK is encoded by the coding sequence ATGTTTGTCTGGGTTAACGGGCAGTATTTAGAGGAAAACCAGCCGTCCATCCTGGTGACGGACCGGGGATTTTTATACGGATTCGGCCTTTTTGAAAGCATCCGCCTTTATCCCGACCAAAGTCGGGACGGGTTCGGCAAGCCTTTTAGATTAGAAGACCACATCCACCGTATGAATAACTCCGCCAGGAAACTCGGCATCCCGATTGATATTAGCCTGCGCTCATTCAGGGACATCATCGAACGATTGGTAAAACTGAACAACCTCTCCTCAGGCAGGCTGCGGGTAGTCCTGACGGCCGGAACGAAGAGCAAGAAATACCTGCCCACTTACGTCGTCCAGACATTGCCGGTGGAGGATTACACGGATTCCTGGGAGCGGGGCACCAAGATAGGAATCGCCCCTTACCGGAGGAGCACGGAATCCCCCCTTTACCAGCATAAAACGCTCAATTACCTGGAAAACATCCTCTTCCGGGAAGAAGCCCAGCGTAAAAAGATGACCGAACTCATTTTTACCAATACCCGTGACGAGCTGACTGAGGGAACCATCAGCAATATTTTCATCGTCAAGGATGAAGAAGTCTTTACGCCCCCCTTATCCGCGAATATCCTGCCCGGCGTAACGCGCCAGATTATCTGTACTCTATGTAAGGAGCTCGATATAAAAATCCACCGAAAGGCTTTATATGAGGATGCAATCATCAATGCCAATGAAGTTTTTATTACCAATTCGATTATCGAGGTAATGCCCGTATTCAAATGCGATAATTATATCATCGGAGATGGCGAACCGGGCGCGGTTACCAAACAATTGCAGGAAGCCTATAAACAGCTGGTTAACCACAGTTTAAAGTAA
- a CDS encoding polysaccharide deacetylase family protein has translation MSPAKKPKKLWRIIVAVLLGLLLIASATANYSLYTINQRLAAQNEDAKSLARKLQLEIMQLKEQIKQLEQARNPNAAKPNAVVFTFDDGPYRSYSPDNSTEHTEIILDILKKNNIKATFFVLGCQFDEEQVGSGGTLERYKKWVKRVVDEGHTLSIHDYNHIPYWKQSREELEKSFKFTSGKIREFTGVSPSKYVRSPGGSISEEAQAYLKQKGLRHVYWNIEAEPLNLKTSGGFLDHVKNEIAQGQRGIILMHDRNASGYLADLIKYLNSKNIKIISLAEWDRKYALPKTPYKNQVVRF, from the coding sequence ATGAGCCCAGCCAAGAAACCGAAGAAGCTTTGGAGGATAATCGTCGCCGTTTTATTAGGCTTATTGCTGATTGCCTCGGCAACGGCGAATTATTCGCTCTATACTATCAACCAACGCCTCGCGGCACAAAACGAAGACGCCAAATCGCTTGCCCGAAAGCTCCAGCTGGAAATTATGCAGCTTAAGGAACAAATCAAACAGCTGGAACAGGCACGCAACCCAAATGCCGCCAAACCAAATGCAGTGGTTTTCACCTTTGACGACGGCCCATACCGCAGTTACAGCCCTGATAATTCAACCGAACATACGGAAATTATCCTGGATATCCTTAAGAAAAACAATATCAAGGCAACTTTCTTCGTCCTGGGATGCCAGTTTGATGAAGAACAGGTCGGCAGCGGGGGAACACTTGAACGCTATAAAAAATGGGTTAAACGCGTGGTTGACGAAGGGCACACCTTAAGCATCCACGATTACAACCATATCCCCTACTGGAAACAATCCAGGGAAGAACTGGAAAAGTCGTTTAAATTTACTTCGGGCAAAATACGGGAGTTTACCGGCGTCTCCCCTTCAAAGTATGTGCGCTCGCCGGGCGGCAGTATTTCCGAAGAGGCTCAAGCCTATCTCAAGCAAAAGGGTCTCCGGCATGTCTATTGGAATATTGAGGCAGAGCCTTTAAACCTGAAGACAAGCGGCGGGTTCCTTGACCACGTAAAGAACGAAATCGCCCAGGGACAGCGCGGGATAATCCTGATGCACGACCGGAACGCCTCCGGATACCTCGCGGATTTAATCAAGTATCTCAATTCCAAAAATATTAAGATTATCTCCCTTGCCGAGTGGGATAGAAAATACGCCCTGCCCAAAACACCCTACAAAAACCAGGTCGTCCGGTTTTAG
- a CDS encoding FHA domain-containing protein has translation MAQIILRQDNRDEVIELTKPILSVGRTKDNDIVIRGDAISRRHCEIRQTDDGYNVIDLGSRNGTHVNGARVTEQKLAMGDRITIGDAVIIFEKELPRQDMAVDKQLVKADNFIIPTKASHFFILLSAGIAVLVIIGIFMWRTNRTNEISHETEGNLLKATSSFEGGTLPAAWTMPVQPGSKAMVTSEAKHIGNYSLLLEHGSALAPFINCAYEKIIIPKNAASVTFGGWIKSDPFNKSASGFKMEWFRQNETKSFLESYSDLVIPKDRWQEASVTMPVPPEAALMQLSCLVAGPGGKIYFDDLKLAASELGSDSDVFLFNKSTDELKITGYYNGSWSMVRKNSDLLARDANLFIKSEAGLGQQSFSAQNTPAKKNARKIFFPDTKEWLDYELELGTSLDALSVRYFIPFQALSLKMDEVYLKFYIPTQIINNKIKIRGTDLKEVSYRETINEESVSRIELPTGDNMLVIKYPVALDVSIKLQGDEIEISQGVFGREKVSQYRSAGVTLEVNFEWKPVEQESLLEIQKLLEQAKEIEQKGRQGEAMGIYLDILAQAEKKTPAWNQANLSLKTITDGAEKELQEIKNLVAEAEILPEAELFNKITEKTDKLVSMYKNTTYAEQAELLRDKTRELEETARRVSVQKDIRELFPVAEGYFNEKQWTLAGILLQKIITLDEANVNPETKKAKEMLETIEKEGNTQ, from the coding sequence ATGGCACAGATTATTTTACGGCAGGATAACCGGGACGAGGTTATTGAATTAACCAAGCCAATCTTGAGCGTCGGCCGGACCAAGGATAACGATATCGTTATCCGGGGGGATGCTATTTCCCGGCGCCATTGCGAAATTCGCCAGACCGACGATGGTTATAACGTAATCGACCTGGGAAGCCGCAACGGGACCCACGTTAACGGCGCCAGGGTGACCGAGCAAAAACTCGCGATGGGCGACCGCATTACCATAGGTGATGCGGTTATTATATTCGAAAAAGAACTGCCCAGGCAGGATATGGCTGTGGATAAACAGCTGGTTAAGGCGGATAATTTTATCATCCCGACCAAGGCCAGCCATTTCTTCATCCTTTTATCCGCCGGTATTGCCGTTTTGGTAATCATCGGAATATTCATGTGGCGCACCAACCGGACAAATGAAATCTCACACGAAACCGAAGGGAATCTCCTCAAAGCGACCTCTTCTTTTGAAGGGGGAACCCTGCCCGCTGCCTGGACGATGCCGGTTCAACCGGGTTCAAAAGCGATGGTCACCAGCGAGGCGAAACATATCGGCAATTATTCACTTTTGCTGGAACATGGAAGCGCCCTGGCTCCTTTTATAAACTGCGCTTATGAGAAAATCATCATCCCTAAAAACGCGGCAAGCGTGACCTTTGGCGGGTGGATAAAATCCGACCCGTTCAACAAAAGCGCTTCGGGATTTAAAATGGAGTGGTTCAGGCAAAACGAAACCAAATCTTTTTTGGAATCTTATTCCGATCTGGTCATCCCCAAAGACCGGTGGCAGGAAGCTTCCGTAACCATGCCGGTCCCGCCGGAGGCGGCTTTGATGCAATTATCCTGCCTGGTTGCCGGGCCGGGAGGAAAAATATATTTCGACGACCTGAAACTTGCCGCATCCGAACTGGGAAGCGATAGCGATGTCTTTTTATTCAACAAAAGCACGGATGAGCTGAAAATCACCGGTTATTACAACGGCTCCTGGTCGATGGTCAGGAAAAACTCCGACCTTTTGGCAAGAGACGCCAATCTTTTCATCAAAAGCGAGGCCGGGCTGGGACAGCAAAGTTTTTCCGCCCAAAACACCCCGGCCAAGAAAAATGCCCGGAAAATCTTCTTTCCTGATACCAAAGAATGGCTGGATTATGAATTGGAACTGGGAACTTCTCTTGATGCCTTATCCGTAAGATACTTCATCCCGTTCCAGGCATTATCGCTTAAAATGGACGAGGTCTACTTGAAATTCTATATCCCGACGCAGATAATAAACAATAAAATAAAAATCAGGGGCACGGATTTAAAAGAAGTTTCCTACCGCGAAACAATCAATGAGGAAAGCGTTTCCAGGATAGAACTGCCTACGGGTGACAACATGCTGGTAATAAAATACCCGGTAGCGCTGGATGTATCCATAAAATTGCAGGGCGACGAAATAGAAATAAGCCAGGGTGTTTTCGGCCGGGAAAAGGTAAGCCAATACCGCAGCGCCGGCGTGACGCTGGAAGTAAATTTTGAATGGAAGCCGGTCGAACAGGAATCGCTCCTGGAAATCCAGAAATTACTGGAACAGGCCAAAGAGATAGAGCAAAAAGGGCGGCAGGGGGAGGCCATGGGAATTTACCTGGATATCCTGGCCCAAGCCGAGAAAAAGACACCCGCCTGGAACCAGGCAAATCTTTCTTTAAAAACGATCACGGACGGGGCGGAAAAAGAGCTGCAGGAAATAAAAAACCTGGTTGCCGAAGCCGAAATACTGCCGGAAGCGGAGCTCTTCAATAAAATAACGGAAAAAACAGACAAACTGGTTTCAATGTATAAAAATACCACTTATGCCGAACAGGCGGAGCTTTTACGCGATAAAACAAGAGAGTTGGAAGAAACAGCCCGCCGGGTTTCCGTGCAAAAAGACATCCGCGAATTATTTCCCGTGGCCGAAGGATATTTTAACGAAAAACAATGGACATTGGCCGGAATATTATTGCAAAAAATCATCACCCTTGATGAGGCCAACGTAAACCCGGAAACAAAGAAGGCGAAAGAAATGCTTGAAACGATAGAAAAAGAAGGCAACACCCAGTAA
- a CDS encoding adenylate/guanylate cyclase domain-containing protein — protein sequence MRIRIKKVFIGLAIGLISAILAKVLFTAIPFLSGTEILTLDYRFKLFAEPSSAAKDIVIIAIDQLSLDYMEDRGEEQDPVFWPWNRAVYAAAVDYLSRGKPKAIIFDITLKRTDEEGDDLFAKSIKNAGNVYCPMVFTQEKNQDYAKTISPQSKELLLNKFSIDVPNNTRLQTPIYNMAHPPNEILLPSPKRLGSVNIDKDKDGVLRKIPLLFSYENNLFPSLSLAVALDMLTSTGIFISDNNELSFSPAHKFPLTPQGEMYIWWRGPAKSYSYISFRTIYANWYDTLQKKSFESKFIPEYFKDKIVFIGSTAPSHGDLHSVPTDNIYPGVEAQATVLDNLLSGQSLRPATNTVNWIITLLLCALCGFVMFAFPSFLGGVISVAVAGIVFIVINLSLFAGSHYWLDMASPMAGLCLTFTGATVVYYFSEGKEKRRIKTTFSKYVSPDVVDEILRDYKGIKADTGQRKGMTILFSDIRGFTNMSESIPPEQVVSLLNEYLTLMVEVIFRHGGTLDKYIGDGIMAFFGAPKEQVNHARLAVLTAVEMVRESRRLEVKWKAEGKPNLNIGIGINTGDAVVGNIGSEKRLDYTVIGDNVNLAARLEPLNKEYKTNIVISESTARMLGDEFKLKELGTVNIRGKEKPIKIYEVIIN from the coding sequence ATGCGCATAAGGATTAAGAAAGTCTTTATCGGGCTGGCTATCGGTTTAATCTCCGCCATTCTGGCGAAAGTCCTTTTTACCGCAATTCCTTTCCTTTCCGGGACAGAAATCTTAACTCTTGATTACCGTTTTAAACTCTTTGCCGAACCTTCTAGTGCCGCCAAGGATATCGTCATCATCGCGATTGACCAATTAAGCCTGGATTACATGGAAGACCGGGGTGAGGAACAGGACCCTGTTTTCTGGCCGTGGAACAGGGCAGTTTACGCGGCGGCCGTGGATTACCTAAGCCGGGGGAAACCCAAAGCGATCATATTTGATATCACCTTGAAACGGACGGATGAAGAAGGGGACGATCTCTTTGCCAAGAGCATCAAAAACGCCGGCAATGTCTACTGCCCCATGGTCTTCACACAGGAAAAAAACCAGGACTATGCCAAAACGATAAGTCCCCAATCCAAGGAGTTACTGCTTAATAAGTTCTCGATTGACGTGCCAAATAACACCCGCCTCCAAACACCCATTTATAATATGGCGCATCCGCCTAATGAAATACTGCTGCCAAGCCCCAAACGGCTGGGCTCGGTAAACATAGATAAGGATAAAGACGGAGTATTAAGAAAAATCCCTTTGCTTTTCAGTTATGAAAATAATCTTTTCCCCTCATTATCCCTTGCCGTGGCGCTGGACATGCTCACATCAACGGGAATTTTCATATCCGATAACAACGAACTTTCTTTTTCACCCGCACATAAGTTTCCCCTGACACCGCAGGGCGAAATGTATATCTGGTGGCGCGGCCCGGCAAAAAGCTATTCGTATATCTCTTTCCGCACGATTTATGCCAATTGGTATGACACGCTTCAAAAGAAATCTTTCGAAAGCAAGTTTATCCCTGAATATTTCAAGGATAAAATCGTCTTTATCGGCTCGACTGCCCCATCCCACGGGGATTTGCATTCCGTACCGACGGATAATATCTACCCGGGCGTGGAAGCGCAGGCAACCGTGCTCGATAACCTTCTTTCCGGGCAATCCCTCCGTCCCGCAACCAATACGGTTAACTGGATTATCACCCTGCTTTTATGCGCCCTGTGCGGTTTTGTCATGTTTGCTTTTCCCTCATTCCTGGGGGGAGTTATCTCTGTGGCGGTTGCCGGCATCGTTTTTATTGTTATTAATTTATCCCTTTTCGCCGGGTCTCATTACTGGCTCGATATGGCTTCTCCCATGGCAGGTCTTTGCCTAACCTTTACCGGTGCGACCGTCGTTTATTACTTTAGCGAAGGAAAGGAAAAACGGCGCATCAAGACGACCTTTTCCAAATATGTCTCGCCAGATGTGGTGGATGAAATCCTGCGTGATTACAAGGGAATAAAAGCGGATACCGGCCAGCGCAAGGGAATGACCATCCTCTTTTCCGATATCCGCGGTTTTACCAATATGTCCGAATCCATCCCGCCTGAACAGGTCGTCAGCCTGTTAAACGAATACCTGACCCTGATGGTCGAGGTGATATTCCGCCACGGCGGGACTCTTGACAAATACATCGGGGATGGTATAATGGCTTTCTTCGGCGCGCCGAAAGAGCAGGTAAACCATGCCAGGCTCGCCGTTCTGACCGCCGTGGAAATGGTCCGGGAATCCCGGCGCCTGGAGGTAAAATGGAAAGCGGAAGGGAAGCCCAACCTGAATATCGGAATCGGGATAAATACGGGCGACGCCGTGGTCGGCAATATCGGCTCGGAAAAACGGCTGGATTATACGGTCATAGGCGATAACGTCAACCTGGCGGCGCGGCTGGAACCCTTGAATAAAGAATACAAAACTAATATCGTCATAAGCGAATCCACTGCCCGGATGTTGGGCGATGAGTTTAAACTTAAAGAACTGGGCACGGTCAATATCCGCGGCAAGGAAAAACCGATAAAGATTTACGAGGTGATTATAAATTAG
- a CDS encoding M48 family metalloprotease, whose translation MKRLILLSAFLALLFGCTALQKALKAKGLDKQAAGVGVIQNVVAVATPFSIDEEVEIGRAMAARMIALSGGIYPDEKLNHYLNLVGRTAALTVGREDLPADMYQFAVLNSEEINAFAVPGGYVFITFGSLKIIRSEAELAAVLAHEIAHVDKRHLLDAIKAGYKMDLLSDAATLLQKGDNEGLNKVLSSTSDFGVGTLLKNGLSRECEAEADHQAVKFLVNTGYPSGVLVDFLGKINEKTAQNDAGTKQLSATHPDMASRIKAINDFIAQKQFNPDAGQLDAERFNEYAKGIK comes from the coding sequence ATGAAAAGATTGATTTTGCTAAGCGCTTTTCTTGCCCTGCTTTTTGGATGCACCGCCCTGCAAAAGGCATTAAAGGCCAAAGGGCTGGATAAGCAGGCCGCCGGAGTGGGCGTTATCCAGAATGTGGTCGCGGTCGCCACCCCTTTCAGCATTGATGAAGAGGTGGAAATCGGGCGCGCCATGGCCGCGCGGATGATTGCGCTTTCCGGCGGGATTTATCCGGATGAAAAACTGAACCATTACCTCAACCTGGTGGGGAGAACCGCGGCGCTGACCGTCGGCAGGGAGGATTTGCCTGCCGATATGTACCAGTTCGCCGTTTTAAACAGCGAAGAAATAAACGCCTTTGCCGTACCGGGCGGCTATGTCTTTATTACCTTCGGCTCCTTAAAAATAATCCGCTCGGAAGCGGAACTGGCCGCGGTGCTGGCGCACGAAATCGCCCACGTGGATAAGCGTCACCTTTTGGATGCGATAAAGGCCGGCTATAAAATGGACCTCCTGTCCGATGCCGCCACGCTCTTGCAAAAAGGCGACAACGAAGGATTGAATAAAGTTCTCTCTTCCACTTCGGATTTCGGGGTGGGCACACTCCTGAAAAACGGATTATCGCGCGAATGCGAGGCGGAGGCAGACCATCAGGCGGTAAAGTTCCTGGTCAATACCGGATATCCTTCCGGGGTATTGGTCGATTTCCTCGGGAAGATTAATGAGAAGACCGCCCAAAATGATGCCGGGACTAAACAGCTTTCCGCCACGCATCCGGATATGGCGTCGAGGATTAAGGCAATCAATGATTTTATCGCACAAAAGCAATTTAACCCGGATGCCGGACAGCTTGATGCGGAACGCTTTAACGAGTACGCTAAAGGAATAAAGTAA
- the queC gene encoding 7-cyano-7-deazaguanine synthase QueC translates to MAKTHKAVALLSGGLDSAVSIAIALAEEIKIPLALTFDYGQKSAPAEIHSSRKLCALWKIPHRAIKLDWFKDIAKGSALINPSKPIPQLKASDLNNLTKLKRTAQAVWAPNRNGLFINIAATFAESLKADYIITGFNREEAVTFPDNSPGFIKAINRALSLGTINKVKVVSFTINMDKAMIYRKGCELGIPLGFTWSCYKNGKRPCGKCESCLRLARARSH, encoded by the coding sequence ATGGCGAAAACACATAAAGCGGTTGCCCTGCTTTCCGGAGGACTGGATTCCGCCGTCTCCATAGCCATCGCACTCGCTGAAGAGATTAAAATTCCGCTTGCTCTGACCTTCGATTACGGCCAAAAATCCGCCCCCGCGGAAATCCACTCCAGCCGTAAATTGTGCGCTTTGTGGAAAATACCCCACCGGGCAATCAAGCTGGATTGGTTCAAAGATATCGCCAAAGGCTCTGCCTTAATCAATCCTTCAAAGCCGATTCCTCAGTTAAAGGCATCTGATTTGAATAATTTAACGAAACTAAAACGCACGGCGCAGGCGGTCTGGGCGCCAAACCGCAACGGGCTTTTCATTAATATCGCTGCCACCTTTGCCGAATCATTAAAAGCCGATTATATTATCACCGGTTTTAACCGCGAGGAGGCAGTCACCTTCCCAGATAATTCACCCGGTTTTATTAAAGCAATCAACCGGGCATTAAGCCTGGGGACTATCAATAAAGTTAAAGTGGTTAGTTTTACCATTAATATGGATAAGGCCATGATATACCGTAAAGGATGCGAGCTGGGAATCCCATTGGGTTTTACCTGGAGCTGTTACAAAAACGGTAAGCGCCCCTGCGGGAAATGCGAATCGTGTTTACGGCTCGCTAGAGCGCGCAGTCATTAG